GCGGACTCCTCGATGATCGGGGCACCGACGGACGCACCGAGCAGCTCGGCGGTCTCGACGTTGCCGGTGCTGAGGTAGACGGCCTGGGTGAAGGCCGTGTTGAGCCACAGCGAGACGAGGGTGGACACGCCCGCGCCCCAGAGGAAGGCGAACAGGAGGGCGTAGCGCGGCTCGGGCTCCCAGCGGTCGACCCATCGGATGCCGAGGAGCACGGCGAGCAGCGGGACGAGGGCCACGAGGCTGCCGACGAGGGCGCCGAAGGCGCTGGTCATGACGGCGATCTGGGAGATCGAGGTGACGAGCGCGAGGGCCGCGACGGCGCTGCCGACCGCGACGAGGGCGGTGCCCCCGCGGGGGTGGCGCGGCGGCTGCCACGGGGCCTGCGCGGGCGCGGGGACACCGCCCGCTCCCCACGGGGCGGCCTGGGGCTGGGGCGCGTACGCCTGCTGCAGTGGGCGGACCGCGGGAGGGTAGGGCTCTCGTGGAGGGTAGGACATGCGGCTCAGCGTAGGGCCTGGGTCCGACGCTGAGCCGCCCGTCGGCCCTGCTCAGGGCGGGGACCTCTCCCCACCGTCACCGGCAGGCGCCGCGTCAGGTGCGGGGGCGGGCGTCGTCCATGTCGAAGGGCTCGGGCATGGTCGCCCGGCCGGCGAGGTGGAGCACGCGCACGACGGGGTTGGCGCGCATCCGGCGTGCCTCGGCGACGTGCGCGTTGTGGAACCGGCGCGCGAGCTCGAGGCGGTACCAGGACGCGTCGAGCCGGCGCAGCGGCTCCTCGGCGAGCGGGTTGTCGGTGAGCGGCTCGCTCTCCGCGTGCGTCTCGAGGATCGCCCGGAGGGTGCGCGAGAGCTCGGACTCCACGAGCGAGCGGTCGATGTCGCTCGGGGGCTCCTCGATGTCCGGCACGCCCTCGAGGCCGTCGTGGACGACGCCGCCCGGGGCGCCGGCGGTGGCCCGCTGGGCCACGTCGGCGAGCAGGACGGACTCGACCGGGTCGAGCGCCCCGCTCATCGCCAGCTCGTGGGCCGCGGCGGCGCGCTGCGCGAGCTGGAGCTCGAGCGTGGCGCGTGAGCGCAGCACCTTGCGGTGCAGCCGGTCCACCCGGGAGGCGAGCAGCCACAGCACCCACCCCAGCACGAGGATGAGCAGCACGACGACGAGCGTCCAGCCCTCCCAGCTCATCGACCGTCCTCCGTCCGTCCGTCGAGGGCGGCGCGCAGCCGCCCGACCACCGTGCGTGTGCGGGCGTCGTCGTGCACAGGCCCGCCCGTGGCCATCTCGTACACGGCGAGCACCTCGCGCGTGACCACGGACCAGTCGTAGCGCCGGACCGCCTCCGACGCCGCGCGGCGCACCGGTGCGGACGCCTCGCGGTCCGCCAGGGCGTCGACGAGCGCACCGGCCAGCGCCTGAGCGTCCCCGACCGGGAACAGGGCGCCGTAGCGCCCGCCGTCGAGCACGGACCGGAAGGCCGCGATGTCGCTGGCGACCACGTGCGCCCCGGCGCTCATCGCCTCGACGAGGACGATGCCGAAGCTCTCCCCGCCGGTGTGCGGGGCGACGTAGACGTCGACGGAGGCGAGGAGCGACTCCTTCTCCGCGTCACTCACCGGGCCGAGGAAGGTGACGGCGTCGCCGTAGGCGGCGAGGGCCTCACGGTACTCGCTGACCTCGCCGCGCCCGGCGACGAGGAAGCGCGCGCCGGGGAGGCGCTCGAGCACCTGCGGGATCGCGGCGGCCAGCACGGGCAGGCCCTTGCGCGGCTCGTCGAGCCGGCCCAGGAAGGCGACGGTGGGCCGCTCGTCGGTGCCGCACCACGCCTCGGCGCGGGGCGCCCGCGCGAAGCGGTCGACGAACACGCCGTTGGGCACGACGACGGCGTCCCCGCCGAGGTGCTCGACGACGGTGCGCCGGGCCTCCTCCGAGACCGCGATGCGGCCGGTGAT
Above is a genomic segment from Georgenia wutianyii containing:
- a CDS encoding glycosyltransferase family 4 protein, which translates into the protein MRIGIVCGYSFDVPGGVQFHVRDLAEHLIATGHEVSVLAPAEETTPVPDYVVAAGRTVAVPYNGSVARLNFGPVSAARTRRWLEEGAFDVLHLHEPITPSLSMLALWIADGPIVGTFHTAMDRSRALQVASPLVRPLLEKITGRIAVSEEARRTVVEHLGGDAVVVPNGVFVDRFARAPRAEAWCGTDERPTVAFLGRLDEPRKGLPVLAAAIPQVLERLPGARFLVAGRGEVSEYREALAAYGDAVTFLGPVSDAEKESLLASVDVYVAPHTGGESFGIVLVEAMSAGAHVVASDIAAFRSVLDGGRYGALFPVGDAQALAGALVDALADREASAPVRRAASEAVRRYDWSVVTREVLAVYEMATGGPVHDDARTRTVVGRLRAALDGRTEDGR